In Nostoc sphaeroides, the genomic window AGGGCTTTAGGTATTCGTCCTGAAGACCACGATATTCGGTTTGTAGAGGATAACTGGGAAGATGCGACGGTGGGAGCTTGGGGCACTGGGTGGGAAGTATGGTTAGATGGAATGGAAATTACTCAATTTACCTACTTCCAGCAGTGTGGGGGTATTGATTGCCGTCCGGTGTCCATTGAGATTACATACGGGTTAGAGCGGCTGACAATGTATCTCCAGCAAGTAGAGGCAATTACTAAGATTCATTGGACGGACAACATTACTTATGGTGATGTTTACCTTCAGGGAGAAATTGAGCAGTGTACATACAACTTTGAAGCGTCGAATCCTGAGTTGCTACTGACACTGTTTAATTTGTATGAGCAGGAAGCTACCCAATTGACGGAGCGAGGATTGGTCTTGCCTAGCTTAGATTATGTAATGAAGTGTTCGCACACGTTTAATTTGCTGGATGCTAGAGGTGTAATTTCCGTGACGGAGAGAACTCGCTATATTGCCAGGATTCGGCATTTAGCTAGGAAGGTAGCTCATTTATATGTTGAGCAAAGGGAGAAGTTGGGTTTTCCGTTACTCAAAGATACTGTAAGTTCAACAGGAAGCCCAATATGATCAAAGGTGCGGCTACTCTAACTAAGTACAGCTTTGTGTAAAAAGGCAAGGTTTTTAAACCCAGAGGAACGCAAAGTCAACGCATAGGCGCTTCGCCTTCCGGCAGGGTAGGTGCGCAGAGTCTTGCCAAGTTTATTCGCTACGATTTTGTGTTCTTTTTATCCATGCTGTGCTGAGGCTGAAGCTAGGTATATCTTTATACGGTTAAATATTGAGTCTAGAGCATTAAAGCTACAAGGATAAGGCCTGCCTGTGCGGGCTTTGTTTGTATAAACTTGATGGACTATATTTCAACACAAGGATAAAAATTCTTCGCGGTTGCTGATTATAGAGATGAAAAACTCACGCAGAGGCGCTCTAAGCGCAGATAATAAGAGTTTGGAATATTTTATTTTTGAATTGCATAGCCAAATTCAGCAATGCTGATTTTTCTCTATTGCTGCCCTAACTATTTTTAAGTCAGCTGCAAATTCGGGTTGTCAGGTGCTTTTAGAAAAAATCTTATGATTCAAACCAGTGGTGTAATTATTTGTCTTGGCTACATTTTTGGGTTGCTGTTTACAGCAGTTCCTTGGGGTGGTGTGTGGATTTTGGTTCTGGGGATAGTGGGAGCAATTCTTTTTAGAAGACGCACCACTTCACGGCAATTTGCTCAGAAACCAGAAAATACTGGAAGCAAAAATAAGACAGTGCCTAACACTTGGCAAATTACTCCCCATTCTAGAATATGGATAGCTGCTGGCTTGGTGGGATTATTGGCAACTCTATATTTTCTATGGCGAGTGCCGCAACCAGGTGCAAAAGATATTAGTCAGTTCGTTCCGCCTGGAAATAGCAGTAATCAAGAACAACTTGTAATTGTTCGTGGCGAAGTGGTGAGTAATCCCCGCTTAACTCGTAGTCAGCGAGGACAATTTTGGCTGGAAGCGACTCAGCTAGATGAAGTCAAAAATGACAAAGGTTCAGCAGGTGTGCCAAAAGGAGTTACAGGTAAATTGTATGTGACAGTGCCTATACTTCAGGCTACTGGGTTATACCCTAGTCAACAAATTGCTGTGACTGGGATTTTGTACAAACCAAAGGCGGCTTCCAATCCTGGTGGTTTCGATTTTCAGAAGTTTCTCAAGCAGGAAGGAACGTTTGCTGGTTTGATTGGAAGACAAATAAATGTTTTGGATCAGGAACGTAAATGGGGATGGTGGCAAATTCGGGAGCGAATTGTGCGATCGCAAGTTCGTTGGTTGGGTATCCCTGAAGGGCCTCTTGTCAGTGCTATGGTGTTGGGAAGCAAAGCTGTTGATTTACCTTACGATATCCGCGACTTATTTGTACAAGCTGGATTAGCTCATGCTTTAGCAGCTTCTGGGTTCCAAACTTCTTTGATTTTAAGTGTAATCTTACAGTTAACGAGGCGGGCAAGAAAAGGAACGCAATTTACCCTTGGCTTTTTGGCTTTAATTATTTTTTTAAGTTTAACAGGTTTTCAACCTGCGGTTCTCAGAGCGGTAATTATGGGTTTTGCGGCATTAGTTGGTTTGCTATTAAAAAGGAAGGTAAAACAGTTCGGCTCATTATTATTAGCAGCAACTCTGTTATTAGTGTTTAATCCTCTATGGATTTGGGATTTAGGTTTTCAATTGAGTTTTTTAGCAACATTGGGATTAGTTGTAACAGTACCTGCATTAGTCAATCGCCTAGCATGGTTACCACCTGGGATCGCAGCTTTGATTGCTGTTCCCCTAGCTGCCACTATTTGGACTTTACCTGTGCAACTTTTTGTCTTTGGAGTTGTACCATCTTATAGTTTGTTGCTGAATGTGGTTAGTACTCCATTCATTTCGATAATTAGTATAGGTGGAATCATCAGTGCCTTAGTGGGTTTAGTTTGGACTCAGGCAGGAAGCTTTTTAGCTGCGGTGTTGCATTACCCGACTGATTGGCTAATTAAATTAGTAGAATTTTTTAGCAAGCTGCCAGGGAATTCTGTTGCTGTAGGTAGTATATCTACTTGGCAACTTTTGGCGATTTATGCACTGATTATATTAGTTTGGTTAGTGCCTTGGTGGCAGAGGCGGTGGTGGTTTGCTAATGTGATTGCGATTGGTTTAGTATTCATTCCCCTTTGGCATTCTACAAATACATTGTTTAGGATAACGGTATTAGAATCTGGTACGGAACCAATTGTAGTTGTTCAAGATAGAGGTACTGTAACTGTAATTAATAGTGGTGATGAAGGTACAGGACGTTTTACAATTTTACCGTTTTTGCAACAACAGGGTGTAAATCAAATAAATTGGGCGATCGCAACTGATTTTCAAGGCAATGAAAGTAATGCTTGGTTGGAATTACTGCAACGTTTACCAATTAAAAACTTTTATGAATATTCACCTAAGCCAGAAAGTTCTATTGCAACTCAGGCAATTCAACAAGAACTACAAAAGTATCAAGGATCTTACCAGCCGTTAGCAGTTGGTCAAGCTGTGAAAACGGGTTCAATTGTGGCACAATTAATCAATGATCAATTACCCATCTTACAATTGCAAATTTTAGATCAGAATTGGTTATTAGTAGGTAATATCAAGTCTAAAGAGGTACAGCAACTAGTTAAGAGTGGGAGTTTGCCTCGTCCCCAAGTACTGTGGTGTGCCCCTCAGTCATTAAAAGATTTAGTTATTGCTCTGCAACCACAAGTAGCGATCGCTTCTTCTGCCAACTTTGATATAAAAGCTTTATCGGAACTAAATCAAAGCAAAACCAAACTGTTTTTTACAGGACGAGATGGGGCTATTCAATGGACGCCTAACGGTGAGTTTGAGGCATTTATTGAAGCTACGGAAAATAAGTCTTCTGTCTTATAAAAAACTCAAACCCAAGTAAATTTAAAAACACGATATTTTTTAAGCAAAACTAACTAAAGATAAATGTATAGCTATTTGGAAGAAAGTAACCTCTCAAAAGGTCTGAGAAAGGTCGATTTCCTGAGCAGGCGCTAACCGTATGCTTGGGGTAATACCAATTTTGTATGAAGATGTGCTAAAGCCTATTTAGGTATAAGAAAGAAAGCGAACTGCGTACTACTGCTGAGAAGCAAGCTACGCGCAGCATCTCGCAGAGAAGGACTCAAAGGACACAAAGAAAGAAAGAAGTTAAAAGGGTTTGGTGCAGCCTCACAAATAAATGGTATAAGTAAGTGGTTATGAAGAATTCAAAGTTTGTAGTAAGTACTGAAGCTCTTACTAGGAGAGAATTTAGTACTGCAAGGCGGAAGTCACGCATTCACGCATTCAAAAGTATTATGCAATAAGCTCTTTAGGGATAGGACTTACGCAAAAATTGCCGAAAAGCTTAATTTATCGAACCGCAAAGACGCCATCGCGCAGCGTCTCGTTAGAGAAGGACGCCAACGCGTAGCGTCTCGTAGAGAAGAATTCGTAGAGTGTGCGTAAGTCCTAAGGGATTTTAAATGATTGCTCTATTTCCGCCGTCGCGTACTAAGCTAATCTTCATTCATTTTTCCAAACTGACTCGCTTGTAGTAAGGGCTTCAGCCCTAGTTTTATGCAACTTAAATGCTCGTTAGATTAGTTACTTTTAAATTGCGTAAGATAGTTTGATTTATTATTGCCTATTTACAAGGCTCCTGATTTACTTAGTCTCCTAGAGTGCAATGCGTAGGAGCAAAGATGATTCTACATCCAGCTTGATGGCTGTGATATTATGGGAGACTGCTACATACATTTAGAAAAACTAGAAATTGAATCGATCATGGCTCTGACGCAACTGCGGAAACAAGAAATAATTTCCAACTACCAAGTTCACGAAACCGACACTGGTTCGGCCGATGTCCAAGTTGCCATGCTAACTGAGCGCATTAACCGCCTCAGCGAACATCTCCAGGCAAATAAAAAAGACCATTCTTCCCGGCGGGGACTGTTGAAGCTAATTGGTCAGCGCAAGCGTCTTCTAGCCTATATATCTCAGGAAAGCCGGGAAAAGTATCAAGCTTTGATCGCTCGTCTCGGTATTCGTGGATAGGGACTACCGCTTATGTCTGCTGAAGAATCTGAACGCAGTCGCTTGCCCTTTGAACCAAACAAAAAGCGCCAAAAACCCGCAAAAACTCAAAGTAAACCAGCAGCACAGCTACAAGAATCTGGCAAACAGGCTGATAGAAAACGGCCTTACACCAAACAAGAGATGGCTATTCCCCAAGTAGTCAGCCAGCGCATGATCCGCCGGGTAGCTGGGTTCTGTGGTGTACCAACAGCTTTGGGCATTAGCGTCCTGGTTGTTAGCTATCTGCTTGCTATCTACTCTAAGATCCAACTACCTCCCATCGCCGTGTTATTGGTGAACATGGGATTATTTGGTTTGGGGGTTTTAGGGATAACTTATGGCGTTCTTTCTGCCTCTTGGGATGAAGAAAGAGTCGGAAGTTTGCTGGGTTTGGGTGAGTTCAACACCAATTGGGGACGAATGGTGGCAGTTTGGCGCGAAACTCGGCAAAAAAACTCATAATTAACGGCGCTCAGGGATTAGATAACTGCGGTATTGGGTAGATGAAGAAGTGAATGTTGAAGTTGAAATTTTATAACTTCAACATTGCTAGTTAATATATAATCTTTTTATACCCCATATTCAGTTATTTAGCAGTAAATATACTGACTGAGCGCTATATTTTGTAAATAAATTTGATTTTTAAGTATTCATAATTAGACTAATAAGCAACAATAAAGTTAGTCAATTTACAGAAAATTTTACTAATCAGGAACTTTCAGATGATTATAGTAATGAAAAGTGGTTCCCCAGAGGCGGAAATAAACCGCATTGATGAGGAATTAACTAGCTGGGGGCTAACTCCAGAAAAAATTATTGGTCAACACAAAGTAGTTATTGGTTTAGTAGGTGAAACCGCCAGCTTAGATCCACTACAAATTCAGGAACTTAGCCCCTGGATTGAGCAGGTATTGCGGGTAGAGCAGCCTTATAAACGAGCCAGCCGTCAGTACCGCCACGGTGAAGCTTCAGAAGTGGTGGTTAATACTCCTAATGGAGCGGTGGTGTTTGGTGAACACCAGCCTTTAGTAGTCGTTGCCGGGCCTTGCTCCGTAGAAAATGAAGAAATGATTGTGGAGACAGCACGGCGCGTCAAAGCTGCTGGAGCTACATTTTTACGCGGCGGGGCATACAAACCCCGGACTTCACCTTACGCCTTCCAAGGACACGGCGAGAGTGCTTTGGATTTGTTGGCAAAGGCGCGGGAAGTAAGCGGACTAGGTATTATTACAGAAGTGATGGATGCTGCTGACCTGGATAAAATTGCGGAAGTTGCTGATGTAATCCAGGTGGGGGCAAGAAATATGCAGAATTTCTCCTTGCTCAAAAAAGTGGGAGCGCAGCCGAAACCAATTCTGTTGAAGCGGGGAATGGCGGCTACTATTGAAGATTGGTTGATGGCTGCCGAGTATATTCTGGCATCTGGCAATCCCAATGTAATTTTGTGCGAAAGGGGAATACGCACCTTTGACCGCCAGTATACGCGAAATACGCTGGATTTATCAGTAGTGCCAGTGTTGCGAAAGCTGACTCACCTGCCAATTATGATTGACCCTAGCCACGGCGTAGGTTGGTCTGAGTTTGTGCCTTCAATGGCAATGGCTGCGATCGCAGCTGGTACAGATTCCCTGATGATAGAGGTTCACCCCAATCCTGCCAAAGCCTTATCTGACGGGCCCCAATCTCTCACACCAGACCGTTTCGATAACTTGATGCAAGAATTAGCAGTGATTGGTAAGGCGGTGGGACGCTGGCAACAACCAGCAGTAGCTCTAGCTTAAAATTCAGTTGCAACTTTGCGACCATAACTCCAAGTTTGTAGTAAGGACTTTAGTTCTGATAGACCTTACCATGAGCGATGAATCGCTCACTACAAACTCGGATTTTATCGTATGTTTAATGATGCCTACCTATTTATTGTAAATATCAAATATGCCCCTTTAGAAATCTTCTAAAGGGGATTTTTAAACACTACGAAAGCTATGAAAAAATAAACAAATCTGCAATCAATATTGAATATATACCTATAAATAAAGCCCTCCTACTAATGACAGGACGGCTTTATTTTGAGCTTTCTTTGTTTTCTTTAATTTAGTCAGAAGCTACTCATTTACTACTCAAAAATCGTTCAAAACGGCTCACTACACCGATTATTGTACTTGCGAGGGGAAAGCACCAGGTTGCACGGCTATGTTAAGACTTTGCCCATTGCGACGTAATTCCATACGTAAATCGCCCCCGACTTGGCTATTTTCTACTGCTCTTTGAACACTGCTGGCATCTGTGACTGCTTGGCCGCCAAGCTTTTGGATCACATCCCCAGCACGTATCCCTGCTTTAGCAGCTGGTGAATTTGGCACAACTTTCACAACTAATACACCTTTATCTTCATTCACACTCAAACCGCTATTGGGATCTGAGTTGATATTTTGTTTTAGCTGAGGTGTTAACCCTACCATCTGAATTCCCAGATAAGGATGTTGTACTTTGCCTGTAGCTATTAGTTGATTGGAAATACGTTGGACTGTTTTGATAGGAATAGCAAAGCCTAATCCTTGTGCCCCTTGGATAATTGCTGTATTCATGGCAATCACCTCGCCACGAGAATTTAGCAGGGGGCCACCGGAGTTACCGGGATTAATGGCTGCGTCAGTTTGAATATACTCTACTCGCCTATCGGGAGCGCCGATTTGATTGCTACTGCGTCCGGTAGCACTGATGATTCCGGTAGTTACTGTATTATCTAGTCCAAGGGGGTTGCCGATCGCGATCGCCCATTCTCCCGCTTGCAGTTGATCTGAGTTACCCAAGGCTACAGAAGGTAGATTCTCTGCCTGAACCTTGATAACAGCGACATCGGTTAATTCATCTTTTCCTAACACCTTACCTTGCAAGGTGCGCCCATCCTTGAGTGTGACTGTCACTGTATCAGCACCATCTACCACATGGGCATTAGTAAGAATTCGACCATCGGCACTGATGATAAAACCTGAACCAGTACCCCGTTCTACTCTTTCTCTTGATTCTGGCAGTTGGGAGCCAAAAAAGCGGCGAAAAAACGGATCGTTAAATTCATCTGGTATCCGGCTTCTTACCGTTCGGGAAGAGTTAATCCTCACTACTGCTGGCCCAACCTTTTGCACCACCCGTGTTACAAAGTTAGGATCTGTGGCAGCTGGTAATGGAGGAGCAGCATTTACTCGACTTACTGCCAAATTAGATGCACTCTCAGACACCTGCCGAGAATGTCCAGCCATATAGCCGCCTGCTAATGTCATACCTGATCCCAGAAGCACCAGCGATAGAGAGGCGGCAGCCTTTTTCCAGGGCGCTTGATTACGGTATTTGGCTTCAGCAGTGTTATGTGAAATGCTATTTGATGGGTGTTCTCTGTCGCAAGATTCGTTTTTCATTGCTCTCTGGAAAGATATTTAGATGTATTACTAATGTAGATATGATTTGTGACGGTTTTGTTGCAGAGGTATTGCGTTCTTGTGAAAGGTTTGGTATTTTACTAAACCGTATTTGAATTATAGTGATTCGTAAAGGCGCACAGCTTTACACTGCGTGTTCTCTACCATGCCTGAAGGAATAAAAATGGCACAGGGGAAAATCTTACTTAAACCTGGCACTTTATGGACAAGTGTTAAAGAACGGACTGAACATGCTTTGCAATGCGGGGCGCTACTATCGATTCCGACAGAATTTGAATTTGTTGAACAGGATAGCGTGCGCTTTTTGGTGCGGATTTTGTCTAACCTGAATCGCAAAAAAGCAGCTAAGGAGAAACACCAAAAACAATCTGCTACTTCTGGTCAAGAGTTTAATCCTTTTTTGCCCTACGAAGAGGATTTATTTGTAGCGGATATTTCCGAGACTCATGTATGTATCTTGAATAAATTCAATGTTGTTGATTATCACCTGCTAATCATCACCCGTGCCTTTGAGGAACAGGAAAGCTTACTCACCCTGGAAGATTTTACGGCTATGTGGGCATGTTTGGCTGATTTCGATGGTTTAGCATTTTACAACAGTGGTAAAACCGCAGGTGCGAGTCAGCGACACAAGCACTTGCAATTAGTGCCGCTACCACTTACACCTTCGGGGCCGCAGATACCTATTGAACCTCTGCTAACAGCAGCACAATTTCAGGAATCAATACCTTTTGATGCATCCGCTACGCCAACGGTGGGCTTTAGCAACGCAATACCAAAACTTCCTTTTGTACACGCTTTCGCACCATTAAATCCCCATTGGGTGCGATCGCCATTGGCAGGGGGACAAGCAACTTTGGAAGTTTATCGGACTTTGCTACATTCTGTGGGAACTGGTGCTTACAATCTGCTAGCGACAAGAGAATGGATGTTGATCGTACCGCGATCGCAAGAGCATTTCCAGTCTATCTCTGTGAATTCATTAGGATTCGCTGGTGCTTTACTAGTGCGGAATGCAGCAGAAATGGAGATTCTCAAAGCCCAAGGCCCGATGACTATCCTCAAAAGTGTTGCTGTATGCTAAGTGAAGTAAACGAGAAGCACAGTGGTTTGTCCTGATAGACTTTTATCTAAATTTGAGTGTATACCCTGATGACGTAGGATTCTCTGACGGTGAAAATTTGGTATAGGTAAATGCGTATCTTTCCTGGCTCCAGATTTGTCAAAAATATTTCTGGAGTTTTTTCATTATTTGAGTTTAAAATTACCCATCTAATCTAAACTACAGTGGATATTTTACTTTTATTATGAACATCTATGTTATGGCTGTGCAGTAAAATAAATATAAATTAGGAATTGTTATAAAAATTACTGAGAAAGTATGGAAATCTCAAATTCTACTCCTCAGAGAGACATGCCACAGCCACAAGCTTCGGAAACACTTGTACAAGCTAAGAGTATCAGCCGTCGGGAGTTTATGAAATTGTCATTAGAAGAACGGCGATGCATATTAGCAGCACAGGCTGAGTTAATGTTATTACATTACGAGCAAGATAGAGAATGGCAGGAGTTACAGACAGGAGACTTGATTGATTATTAAATATCCATCTCCTAAACGGGGTGATATTTGGCTTGCTAATTTCGATCCGACAGTGGGAGCAGAAATTAAAAAAGTCCGTCCTGCTATAGTAGTAAGTTCTGATGGTGTTGGCAAGCTACCCATTAAGTTGATTGCACCAATTACAGACTGGAAAGAATATTATGGTGGCAATATTTGGCACGTTAAAATCGAACCAGACAGTGCAAATAGTCTAACAAAAACTTCTGCTGTAGATATTTTGCAACTGCGCGGTATGGATATACAAAGATTTATCCGTAAAATTGGAAGATGTTCGAGTGAAATTATGGAGGAAGTTGCTGCTGCTATTGCTGCCGTAGTTGAGTATTATTAGTGATTTGTATAATTCATTTATTAACGTGCATATTGAAACTATAGGGTGCGTCAACACCATGTAATGCACCTTGAATTACCTTACTATTTTTTGTTTTCTTTCCCGAAGTGATAGGCTCCTAAAGCAGCCCCTATTCCTAATACGGCAGGAGCAGCAACGCCAACAGCAATAGCAATAGCAGCACCTCCTCCTACAATAAGAGCAGCAGCTCCTCCGGCTACTCCTCCAGCGATTGCTCCCAGTTTTCCTACATCTCTACCATTTTTCCTAGCTTCACGTTCATCTTCAGATAAGTTTTCATCATCTTCTAGAACTTTACCGACTACCAAATCAGTCGCTAGACCACTTACTAAACCTCCTACACCCGCAATACCACCAGCCACACGCCCAGCAACCGTAGGAGCTTGTTTAATTCCTACATTTATTAAAACTTTTGATATCGGGTCTATAGAGTTCTTTGCAGTTTCCACTGCTGTTGCATCGTGACTCTATTTTCAGACATACATTTGCGTCTGAATTCCTAAATTTTCCATCAAAGCAATGAGTGAAATACCACGCAGACGCGCCAACTCTGCTAAATATTCAATGCGTTGTGCTTGCAGTTTTTCTATCTGTTCAGTTAAGTTCAATAACTCTCTATATTCATTGCTTGTGATATTTTCAGCCTCTCTTTTACTAAGTAATTCGTTGTAATGGTTCTGAGTATCTGAAGGAATACCTTGATTAATTTTAAGTAACAATTCAGCCTCGGTTTGCGGCAAGCTAGAAGCTTTTCGTTGCGCTTGTAAGGCGAGAACTTGAGATACAAATCGCTCTAAATCTGGTTGATTTAACTGCTCAACTGCCTTTAGTAGTTCTTCAGAAGATAGTTGTACTTCAACTCTAACTGTTGACATTTATTAGATTTAACCAGTAACTTATTGATATTCTATCAACTGACTCATAACAGTGAGTGTTACGGGCAAAGCAAAATAGTTAACCGATCGCACTCTTAATCTTGACTCCATCAAAGCGCGATCGCATCTAATACAAGTACTTATTTAGTTGTATATGTCACAAAAATATCCTTTTTCATCTCTACTTCTGCTGGAGCATCTGGATTATAAGCCGGTGATAATAAAAAACTAGCAAATGATGGTAAAGGAACTCCAGTTTTAGAACTACATGAGGGATATAGTAATGTATAAAATGGTTCGGCTACAGAAGGAGTACCAAGTTTAGCACCCATAGCAGTTGCTAAAGCCTGAGCGCGACTTTGAGCGTCTTTCATTGCAGATTGGTAAACTGAACTCTGCAAAGCCTGACAGTCATTGACTGCGTACTCAACGCCCACACTCTTGACGGAAAGGTTTTCAATTTCGCTTGTTGCTTTATTCGCTGTACCGACAATTTCCTGGACGCGATCGCGTGTTGGTTTTTCTAGTCTCACCAATATCTTGGCGTTATTTTCACTGGAATTAGGGTTAATTTGCACTTGAATTTTATCAGCACTAATCCCTTTGGCAACTAGGCTATTAACTACAGGCTGGAGAGTTGCTTTAGTTAGTGATTTTTTGCTTGTTAAAGATTCTGCTGCTGTTTCGTAATTTAAAAGTTGAGTCGGTGAGGCAGCCCGGTCTTGTTGTTCCAACAAAGAGGGACTGCCGTTCGCCCTTGGCGTGCCGGAGGCATACCCGGAGGGTGAGGATATGCGGCGGGTTTGGGGTAGAGATGATGGTTGTGTTTCTAACTCATCATTGCTAGCTGCGCTACTGAATACTAATTCAATATCGGCTGTATCTGCTGGCACTCTCACCACACCTTGACCGATTACCATTAATGAATGGCGATCGCTTGCTGGTGGGTAAAATAATTGGGCATTAGTGACTTTGGGCGTTAATGCTCCCACCCCGACAGCCACGGTAATACTTACCACCATTAGAGCAGTTATTTTTCTCATGTCCTGGGAATATCCTTTGAACCTAGTAATTGTCAAAGTTTACACCTCAAGAGGAATATACGTAAAAAAAATATTAACTAATCCCACGCCTACGAAAACATCACAAGTCTTTCCGACACGCTGCCGCGATCGCTGGTTTTCATAACCGTGGGTAAATCGAAGTCATTAGTCATTCATACCAATGACTAAGGACAAATGACTAATGACTAAAGATTTTCGTTAACCAAACCAGTGAGAGGGTTCACAAGCTGGTTGAACTGTTTCACAAACACGATCGCTAATCCAATCTGACTTTTCTTGAACAATTAAACAAATGCCTTGGTGAATCAAATTTTGTAAATGCAGTTGCTGCTCTAAGGGTTTACGAGGCAATTTGTAATAAGCCAAGCTTCCTTCTTCAGCCTCCGCTAGCGGAATATGTCCGTCAGACATGGCGCTGTAAAAGGAGGGAATGCGGTTGAG contains:
- the glyQ gene encoding glycine--tRNA ligase subunit alpha — encoded protein: MNFQSVIALLHQFWGDRGCLIAQPYDIEKGAGTKNPQTFLRALGPEPWAVAYVEPCRRPTDGRYGENPNRFQHYYQYQVLIKPSPDNIQEIYLDSLRALGIRPEDHDIRFVEDNWEDATVGAWGTGWEVWLDGMEITQFTYFQQCGGIDCRPVSIEITYGLERLTMYLQQVEAITKIHWTDNITYGDVYLQGEIEQCTYNFEASNPELLLTLFNLYEQEATQLTERGLVLPSLDYVMKCSHTFNLLDARGVISVTERTRYIARIRHLARKVAHLYVEQREKLGFPLLKDTVSSTGSPI
- a CDS encoding ComEC/Rec2 family competence protein, producing the protein MIQTSGVIICLGYIFGLLFTAVPWGGVWILVLGIVGAILFRRRTTSRQFAQKPENTGSKNKTVPNTWQITPHSRIWIAAGLVGLLATLYFLWRVPQPGAKDISQFVPPGNSSNQEQLVIVRGEVVSNPRLTRSQRGQFWLEATQLDEVKNDKGSAGVPKGVTGKLYVTVPILQATGLYPSQQIAVTGILYKPKAASNPGGFDFQKFLKQEGTFAGLIGRQINVLDQERKWGWWQIRERIVRSQVRWLGIPEGPLVSAMVLGSKAVDLPYDIRDLFVQAGLAHALAASGFQTSLILSVILQLTRRARKGTQFTLGFLALIIFLSLTGFQPAVLRAVIMGFAALVGLLLKRKVKQFGSLLLAATLLLVFNPLWIWDLGFQLSFLATLGLVVTVPALVNRLAWLPPGIAALIAVPLAATIWTLPVQLFVFGVVPSYSLLLNVVSTPFISIISIGGIISALVGLVWTQAGSFLAAVLHYPTDWLIKLVEFFSKLPGNSVAVGSISTWQLLAIYALIILVWLVPWWQRRWWFANVIAIGLVFIPLWHSTNTLFRITVLESGTEPIVVVQDRGTVTVINSGDEGTGRFTILPFLQQQGVNQINWAIATDFQGNESNAWLELLQRLPIKNFYEYSPKPESSIATQAIQQELQKYQGSYQPLAVGQAVKTGSIVAQLINDQLPILQLQILDQNWLLVGNIKSKEVQQLVKSGSLPRPQVLWCAPQSLKDLVIALQPQVAIASSANFDIKALSELNQSKTKLFFTGRDGAIQWTPNGEFEAFIEATENKSSVL
- the rpsO gene encoding 30S ribosomal protein S15; this encodes MALTQLRKQEIISNYQVHETDTGSADVQVAMLTERINRLSEHLQANKKDHSSRRGLLKLIGQRKRLLAYISQESREKYQALIARLGIRG
- a CDS encoding PAM68 family protein; its protein translation is MSAEESERSRLPFEPNKKRQKPAKTQSKPAAQLQESGKQADRKRPYTKQEMAIPQVVSQRMIRRVAGFCGVPTALGISVLVVSYLLAIYSKIQLPPIAVLLVNMGLFGLGVLGITYGVLSASWDEERVGSLLGLGEFNTNWGRMVAVWRETRQKNS
- the aroF gene encoding 3-deoxy-7-phosphoheptulonate synthase, with amino-acid sequence MIIVMKSGSPEAEINRIDEELTSWGLTPEKIIGQHKVVIGLVGETASLDPLQIQELSPWIEQVLRVEQPYKRASRQYRHGEASEVVVNTPNGAVVFGEHQPLVVVAGPCSVENEEMIVETARRVKAAGATFLRGGAYKPRTSPYAFQGHGESALDLLAKAREVSGLGIITEVMDAADLDKIAEVADVIQVGARNMQNFSLLKKVGAQPKPILLKRGMAATIEDWLMAAEYILASGNPNVILCERGIRTFDRQYTRNTLDLSVVPVLRKLTHLPIMIDPSHGVGWSEFVPSMAMAAIAAGTDSLMIEVHPNPAKALSDGPQSLTPDRFDNLMQELAVIGKAVGRWQQPAVALA
- a CDS encoding HhoA/HhoB/HtrA family serine endopeptidase, producing MKNESCDREHPSNSISHNTAEAKYRNQAPWKKAAASLSLVLLGSGMTLAGGYMAGHSRQVSESASNLAVSRVNAAPPLPAATDPNFVTRVVQKVGPAVVRINSSRTVRSRIPDEFNDPFFRRFFGSQLPESRERVERGTGSGFIISADGRILTNAHVVDGADTVTVTLKDGRTLQGKVLGKDELTDVAVIKVQAENLPSVALGNSDQLQAGEWAIAIGNPLGLDNTVTTGIISATGRSSNQIGAPDRRVEYIQTDAAINPGNSGGPLLNSRGEVIAMNTAIIQGAQGLGFAIPIKTVQRISNQLIATGKVQHPYLGIQMVGLTPQLKQNINSDPNSGLSVNEDKGVLVVKVVPNSPAAKAGIRAGDVIQKLGGQAVTDASSVQRAVENSQVGGDLRMELRRNGQSLNIAVQPGAFPSQVQ
- a CDS encoding ATP adenylyltransferase family protein, giving the protein MAQGKILLKPGTLWTSVKERTEHALQCGALLSIPTEFEFVEQDSVRFLVRILSNLNRKKAAKEKHQKQSATSGQEFNPFLPYEEDLFVADISETHVCILNKFNVVDYHLLIITRAFEEQESLLTLEDFTAMWACLADFDGLAFYNSGKTAGASQRHKHLQLVPLPLTPSGPQIPIEPLLTAAQFQESIPFDASATPTVGFSNAIPKLPFVHAFAPLNPHWVRSPLAGGQATLEVYRTLLHSVGTGAYNLLATREWMLIVPRSQEHFQSISVNSLGFAGALLVRNAAEMEILKAQGPMTILKSVAVC
- a CDS encoding type II toxin-antitoxin system PemK/MazF family toxin; this translates as MIIKYPSPKRGDIWLANFDPTVGAEIKKVRPAIVVSSDGVGKLPIKLIAPITDWKEYYGGNIWHVKIEPDSANSLTKTSAVDILQLRGMDIQRFIRKIGRCSSEIMEEVAAAIAAVVEYY
- a CDS encoding STAS/SEC14 domain-containing protein, with product MSTVRVEVQLSSEELLKAVEQLNQPDLERFVSQVLALQAQRKASSLPQTEAELLLKINQGIPSDTQNHYNELLSKREAENITSNEYRELLNLTEQIEKLQAQRIEYLAELARLRGISLIALMENLGIQTQMYV
- a CDS encoding SIMPL domain-containing protein, whose amino-acid sequence is MTITRFKGYSQDMRKITALMVVSITVAVGVGALTPKVTNAQLFYPPASDRHSLMVIGQGVVRVPADTADIELVFSSAASNDELETQPSSLPQTRRISSPSGYASGTPRANGSPSLLEQQDRAASPTQLLNYETAAESLTSKKSLTKATLQPVVNSLVAKGISADKIQVQINPNSSENNAKILVRLEKPTRDRVQEIVGTANKATSEIENLSVKSVGVEYAVNDCQALQSSVYQSAMKDAQSRAQALATAMGAKLGTPSVAEPFYTLLYPSCSSKTGVPLPSFASFLLSPAYNPDAPAEVEMKKDIFVTYTTK